The genomic segment ATATATGTTGTACAAATGTACTCTTCCAGCCTGTGGCTTGCCTTTTTAGTTTTGTAATGGTATCTTTTGAAAGGcaagttcttaatttttatagtcaatttattaatttttaataaatagttcACGTTTTATTACAGGAATTTGTCAAACACAAGGTCACTAAGATTTTCACCTATGTTTTCCATAAGTTTTCTGCTCTTAGCTTTTATGAGTCTATTATCCCCttcaagtttatttttacatataatgtGAGTTAGGGGGACATTCATTTGTCTCATATGGGTATTTAATCATTTTAGCACCATTTGTGGAAAAGATTATCCTTTTTCAATTGTTATTGCCCTAACATCTCTGCAGAAAACCAACCGACCATAAACATGTACTATACACTTACTTCTGGTTCTTTCACTTTGTCCCGCTGATCTGCTTGTCTAGCTTTATGCCACCACAACACTGTCTTATAATTAGGTAGCGTTTGtcctactttgttctttttcaaagctgCTTTGGATATTCCAGGTCCTCTCCATATTCATATACATCTTAGAATCAGTTTGCCAAGTTCTATCAAGTTTTATTTGGATTTGGATTGGAACtgaattgaatctatagattaattTGGGAGAACTGACAACAATTGTTAAGTCATCGTCAGATAtaccatgaacatgatatatctccATTAATTATGTCTTCTTTAACTTCTGTCAGTAATGCAATGTTTTATATTGTTTAAAGTCTTacacattttaaacaaaattatccataattactttataatttttgatgCTGTTATAAATAGTATCTTTTATACAAAATCTCAAATTTAATTGTTCCTAGCTCATGTACAGAAACACAACTGACTTTTATACACTGACCTTGCACTCCACAATTCTGCATAAatagatgactggataaacaaattgtggtatatatacccatgcaacagaatattattccTATCGagcaacaaatgaaataaaaaactgtTAGTATATGCAAAAACATGGATATATTCCAAAATAACTATGTTAAGTGAGGAaagattaaaatattctttttctaattcttttcctatttaggttattacagggtatggagcagagttccctgtgctatacagtattgGAGgatattcagtcagtcagtcagttcagttgtcagttgtgtccgactctttgcaaccccatgaatcgcagcacaccaggcctccctgtccatcaccaactcccggagttcactgagactcacgtccatcgagtcggtgatgccatccagccatgtcatcctctgccgtccccttctcctcctgcccccaatccctcccagcatcagggtcttttctaatgagtcaactcttcgcatgaggtggccaaagtactggagtttcatctttagcatcattccttccaaagaacacccagggctgatctcctttagaacggactggctggatctccttgcagtccaagggactggaggatattattctaagtgaaataaatcaaacaaagacaaatactgtatgatatcacttatatgagtctcaaaaaaggaacaaactactaaATATAAcaaagaagtagactcacagatatagagaacaaactaatgaTCACCAGtgaggggagggaaagagggagggaattAAGAGGAACAAAGTATTCgaaataaaataagctacaacgATATATTGTACAGAGCCactgttttataataactataaatggaatactacctttaaaaattgtgaatcacaatACTGTATacctataacatataatattgtacatcaactacacttcagttaaaaaaagattttgagaTCCACGGTGTTTTATAATGCATGTGTATAAAGAGATCTTTACACACATGTTATTGTGTACTGTGTATATATGACCTTTATCTCTTACCTGCAGCCGGGGCAGAATGATATCACAGACTCTCTCGCTATGCAGTAGTTCATCAATAAATTCATCTACATGCATCAGCTCAAACTCTGAAAGAAAAACCATAAGCTCAACTAACTTGGAAGTAAGTTTAAAtagccaaaaagttaaaaaagtttAAGACTCTTTATGTAAGACATCTAACAGGGTATTTGGTATAGAAAGTGTGAACTCTCTGCagtttccctctgtgtgtgtgtgtgttagtcactcagtcgtgtctgactcttttgaccccatggactgtggtccaccaggttcctctgtccatgggattcttcaggcaggaacactggactgggttgtcatttccttttccaggggatcttcctgactcagggataggacccaagtctcccacattgcaggtggattctttaccatctaagctaccagggaagccccttcccttTGCCTACACATGCACTAATAAAGCTACTACAGTGTGGCAATTAACGCTGAATAGATTACTGTCAAACCTGGGCTCAACCTACAGGCTTTCACTGCCTTGTCACCACCACCAATCTTCAACCAGTCAACTCCCCTTTATTGAGGCCATTTACGTGCCATGCTTCTTCTAGGAACTGGGAATAATGGGATGAATGAAGCTGTCCCAATTAGCAGGAAAGACAAGCATAAAAAGAAGCACAATAAGTCCTGAATTACAAAAGGGTAatgtttttgaataaaatttacaACTCAAGTATAGCATCTCCTGTGAACCTACTAAgttcctaaaaataaaatatctatctTTTCCCCTATGTGGGTCAGCAAACTTTATTAAATGAACGTATAACTGatttggggcttcctgggtggctcagtgataaaaaatctggCTGCTGATGAAGGAGACGTGAGTTTTATCTctaggctggagaaggaaatggcaacccgctccagtattcttgcctggaaaattccatggacagaggagcctggttggctacagtccacagggtcacacatagttggacatgacttagcaaccgagcACATGTGGCAACCTGACTTAAGATATTATATTAGTTCCAAGTGATAGTGATTTGCTATTTTTAAGAATCATGTATCTTACATGGTAAGTGGAGCAACAGCTTTTTAGAATTTCTATGGTAAACATTACCTTAGtttagtggttctcaaccaggggtgtTGCCTCTCCAACTATGGGGTGCTAACGGCCTTTAGTGAGTTgaagccagggatgctgttaaacattCTACAATGCACTGGACAGCTCCCCATAACAAAGAAATATATGGCCCAAATGATCACTAGGTTTAAAAACCCTATCTTAGTCTAGCATAATATAGTCATAAACAAGTAATCTCATGATGGCCAGGACCATGTCCATCTTGTTCATCACATTATTTCCAGTATGTAGTACAGTACCCGGCGCAACATTGTCACTTAGTATGTATTTATTCAAATGAATAAGTAAGCTAACAAAAGTTTGAAGAATAATACCAAATTCTTAACCGTGTACTCCTTAATGTAATATTTAGAGGGTAAAGGCCAATGTTACTAATCTTTTGTTATGACACTAAGTGAGAAAAAGTTCTGATTGCATTATCTGAATCCCATTTTACCGTAAAATGTGTCTCTTTGTAAAAGGTATGGAGCTGCCCCTCCTGGATATACTTATGTTTTAGGAAGATTCCTACATAAGTATGAGCACACTCAGTCCATGTATTACAGGGTGAAGTATCATATAACAAAGGCCAGTAGAAAGAACTGTGAAGGTCcaacaaatggaaaacaaaggTCATTCAGGAGCTAGATCTTACGGGATGTAGCACATGATGCAAAGCAGGGATTAACATAAGATGCAGCTGGAAAGATAGGCAGACAGGGGCAGACTGGGTGAGGTTGACAGGAAGCTAGTAGTCTAATGCAGTATTATTACTCCCCAGGAGAGATGGAGGACCTGACTGAAGACGCTAACAATCTGGATTATGTGATGCCAGAGATACTGGCGAAATAAAAACTGGCTCAGGGATGAAGGCCTAGATACTTAGCACCATACTCACCTCCATTTCGGTTCTGACTCTTGATTTTTCGATAGTCATTGTATAGAGGCTCCAAGTACTTGTAGCAATCAATCGCAGTGCCTGTCAACCTCATGTAAAGTGCTCCCAGCATGCGGACGTACCTGACAAATAGACCACAGTGAAACAATAGGCCATTCCACAAAGTTCCTGAGTTTTACCAGTAGCTTTTCTCATGATAGCAGTGGATAAAcaagttcttttttctctttggcaGATGAGAAAGCTACATTTTTAGAGGTAGCATAGGGCAGCAgaaaaaatagctaaaatatggaaacctgggttcaagttCTCATTCTACCACTTACTGGCTGCAGTGACTTGGGTTATAATGCTCAACTTTCATAGTCTATTATATCATCTGTAGAACTAAGATACAACCTATTTACCTCATGGGATTATTTTAAGAATCAAATGAGATACTGAATTTAACAACAGAAAGTAGAGATTTATTTATTAACAATATAATTTACACAGATTGCTACTTGCTGGAAAGCAGAATGCTGATTATGGAAAAAAGTCAGTCATCTGGGTTCAAATTTTGATTCTATTATTTACTAACTCTGTAACACTAGGcaatttacttttgctttctcAATCCTTGTAAAATGCTAGTCCCTAATTTGATGGCTTGGtatattaagtaaaaaatgaATAAGATGCTAAGCGAGGTATATAGCACAGAGTAAGTACCTAATAAAAGTTAGTTATTTTCTAGCCATTAATGTTTATAAGAttcctttattttccctttctcctaTACCCCAACTACCTACTCAAATCTTCATTTCAATAAACAGTAGGCATTTGAAATTCATTTCCTTATATGACAAACAGAATACAGTGGCGAAAGAAATGGACTCTGAAACCAGCTTTGCCACTTATCAGCATTTGATCTTGGGGAAATCAATCTCTCTGTGCCTAAGTTTCATCCCCTACATAATGGGGATAATAATTTTACAGGGTAGTTGTGGAGGTTAAATAAATTATCCCATGTAAATTTCTTAGAATAGAGATTGGCAATAACAATCTATTATTACATCTGTCTCCTGTTCTCgtctgtgagctccttgagcAGCTTATCTTTTGGGGCCAGATACCATGCAACAGGCACCGATAGAGATTTACAGCTCTTTCTTCCTTAATCCTCACATCTATCCTGAGTTGGtaatattgtttccattttacaggtaaagaaagtaaaatttagaaaagaaagtaaCTTCTCCAAGGTCACAGTTCATAGGTAATAGGGTCTGGACATGAACCTACAATTAACACAAATGTTTCCTTCTTCTTTACCACACTTTATGTTGTTTTCTTCATCCTTAAGTATTCAGTGCTACCAACATATTTGGCACTAACATCTGCTTAATATATGTCAGTGAGTTTTGTGAAATacttttttggaagaaaagtcaccaaggctcagaaagtaaagaagaaggtTAATACaatcaaaacagacaaaacaaaaactcaagggGCTCAAgaacaaaatactggagtgggacttTGGAAATGAGATACAGTGTTTTCACTTCTTTTAACCAAAGCCAAATTCTGAACCacgaaattaaaatatttatattagccAGTAAATATTTCACTCACTTGAAATCTTCATTTTTTATAAACTCTACAATGATATCCTTCTCGGGTTGAATCTGAAGCATCTTCAAGGTTAAACACAAAAAAGGAGTTGGCTTTATGTTGCCACCGTAGACACCACCCACAAATCTTAACTCCATGGCTTTATCGACTACAAGTtcagctaaaaaacaaaacagagtggCATTGCAACATATTAGGACTAAGCTTTTACAGGTTTGAAGTGCAGAGAGTTAAAGTTAGTTCAAAATTTGGTGCTCCTGAATTAACAGCTTGTAATTCAAGTGTGAATTAGGAGAACAAGTGTGTATTAAATAATAACAGCAGCCAATATACACTGAATTATATGCCAAGTACTCTGCTAAGCATTtcatattacctcatttaatcttcacaagtcATGAGGTTAAGTTCTAGCACTGCCCTTGTTTTCAGCTAAGGAAAATGAAGGCTAAGAAAGGTTAAGTGATGTGCTCAAGATTCACAGCCAGAAAGTGGCAGGGCCTGGATTTTAGTTCAAGAAGTCTAACTTCAGAGTCTGTGCTTGTCACCATCATGTTACAGGAAAAACTGCCAGATTAAATAAGAGTTAGAAGGACGAAAACTGTAACAAACCACTCCTCAATAACTAGGTAACTCTAACTAAAGTTTATCTAGACAATGGGGATAATAACTTTTCGATGTTGTCATCAAAATCAGACACCAGTTTTGTAAACTAGGGCAAGTCATTTCACCTCTGGAATGAGAAAAGGCCCCCAAAGTAAATCTTACATGACTCCAAAATTTAATGGCGACTCAGAAAAACAATATGACGCCTCCGTGGACACATAGCTAGGGTGATGGCAGCGCAGTAACAGCACAGGAGTAATTAACAGTGGTAACAACTAGCACCACTACCACCCCTGATTACTGAgtacttttattaatatatagctGTAGCTAAATATacatagcatcaccgactcaatggacatgaatttgagcaaactcgcaGACAGTGGAGGAGAGAGCAGCCGGGCAGGCTACGGcccagggggtcacaagagtctgacactacttaGCGAATGAATAACAAGCTGTAACTATATACCAAACACTTCTTACACACTATTTCCTTTAATCCTTACGTTTCTTGGGTTAAATCATTTAATCCGTAGACCTTTGATGTGGGTATTACTGCGCTCGTTTTACAGTAGATGAACTCATGGTTCACGGGGGAAACACAGGTACCAAAAACAGCCAGAATTAAACAAGTATCAAAGACGACCtggaagatttcttttaaaaacatatatttatattaggaCTGGgaagtgaaaatatttcaaatgatcCAGATTTGGGGGTAATAAGATTATAAATTTGGTTTCGGGAATACTGACGCTCCTTTAAGACCTTCAGGGTTAACACTGGAACCCAGTAAGTTCTCATTAAATATGGAATGCCTCGAAGAAACGACCTGTGACACCCTTCCGAATAAACTCCTATCAGGTCTATCTGTGTTCCCAAAGCCCAACACAACACTAGGCACAGAGTAGGCGCTCAGATTCTTCTGAATGACTGAAAAATTCTCCCTAAATCTCACCCCCAGTGGGCCCGTCCTATTGTACTACTCCGGAAAACTGGGCCATGGGACGATGGGGGTTGGGGCAGGGAAGGGGGGTGTTCAGCACGCTCTTGCTCACCTGTAAGTCCAAAGCACTCCTCTTTCCAGTATTTGGACTCATAAATTCGCGTCCGAATGATTTTCTCCACCAGATACTGAGGGTTGGTGCCGTGGATGCTGTGCGCATCTTTCACCGTACGGTTCGCCATTTTAGAACGCCTGACGTTCTATTTCCGTCGGGTCCCTTAAGACGTCACATCCAGGTTAAAAAAAACCAGAGAGAAAAGATAAGGTTGGAGGAAGTCTCACTAAACGGTTCGAGCGTCCATATTGAACCCGGAAATGTTTTCGAGTTAGGAACTTTCTTCGGCGAACGGCTTCGCAGACCTAATCAATGATGGCCGCGGCACGTTGGCGGGTGTACGTCGTGCGTCCCCTCCTTAGATGGGCGGGGCGGAAGGTCTGGCTGCTGACGGACTATGGAGACACTCTGGGGGCGGGGCTACGGCGTTTGGCGcgaaatttccttttctccaccttCTTTCCATTCCTAGTGAGGCTTCCGTTTCGGCGTTTGTGCGCGCCTGGCAGCTGTAAGAAGAGTCCCCCTGGGGCAGGTAGATTTGCTGCAGTTCCACGAGCTCCTGAAGCGGGGACGCTGGAAGGAGGCTTGCGCCCATCTCCAACAAGCTTTGGCGCCCGGTGAGTGTGGCGTCCCGGGCTGGAGAGGGACCTGAGCCGCGGGACTGTGGAATTTGTTCTCTGCGGACTCATTGAGCCATAAATCCATTCAGCACATATGTACTAAACGCCTGGTaaatgccaggtactgttctaagtgCATTAGGAGCGTCTTACTTTCCACATGGCGATTTCTAACAGCTTTCTGCCTCTGCCGGGGATTGCGATCTTGCAGTGGGAAACCGGAAGCCAACAGCGGAGAAGCGTGAACACTCCTGTCCTCAGCTCCTTGAGACTATCAATATTGACCTGAGTCATATGAACCTTATATCCACATGGCCCGTGGGAAGCAATCGCATCCTTCTTCCTTTCAGGGTAGTGTAACAAGCACCACAGGGAAGCGGAGCAGCAGAGTCGCTATTGCTCCCAGAGGGAAAAGGGGGCTAGTCTTAAGTCCCTTTTCGTGACTAAAGGGCCTGAGCTCCTACTCATATCTTTTCCCCTAAACGAGCTGCTCTTAACTGCAGTGGCACCTCTTTTACTTTCTCTAGTCTAACCCCGAAATAGAAGGGCCTTCTATTCTGGCAAATTGGAAAAAGCACTGGACTTAGAGAAATGAGATGCAAGCTTCTTATCTTGGGCTATCTGCCAAATTGCAATGATTAGATATGGTAGTTTTCTATTTTGGTTGTCTGTAAAAGTGGTACCCTCTTCCCTACTGTTTTGGGTACATGTGAATGCCACTGGAGGTTTTTGTGCGAGGTCATGTTTATCAAGTCCCTTTGCAACAGTTTTTAATGTAACAGGGCAATATGCAACTTTAGAAGGTTTCTGAATTCCTTGAAATTGAACGCAGAATTTTGTGTGAATTGTTTCATAACATTCAtcaaagtattaaaaaacaaaaccaaaaaaacccactgTCGCTTATAAATAAATGCAAGGGGTTAGGGAGTGGggaaggactttcctggcagtccagtgggtgAGACTtggtgcttctactgcagggagcgcggattcgatccctggttggtgaacgaAGATCCTGCttgctgtggccaaaaataaataaattttttttaaaaagagtggggAAATAAATCGaccattttgcattttctcacttcatcCTCAGTGATCGTAGAATAATGCCCCCAGCACAGAATGgatgattaataaataaatactggttGAATAAAAGAAAGCTTctattattatttgcattttgtgGGTAAGGAAATGAGACCCATTTGACTGCTCAGTCAGCAGGTAGGAAGCCTGGCTTTTTGTAATAAGCATACCAGAAGCAAACTCTTGTGTGCCTGTATTTTCAGTCGCgtgtgactcttggtgaccctatagATTGTGGCCCCGCC from the Bos javanicus breed banteng chromosome 3, ARS-OSU_banteng_1.0, whole genome shotgun sequence genome contains:
- the PRPF38A gene encoding pre-mRNA-splicing factor 38A; this encodes MANRTVKDAHSIHGTNPQYLVEKIIRTRIYESKYWKEECFGLTAELVVDKAMELRFVGGVYGGNIKPTPFLCLTLKMLQIQPEKDIIVEFIKNEDFKYVRMLGALYMRLTGTAIDCYKYLEPLYNDYRKIKSQNRNGEFELMHVDEFIDELLHSERVCDIILPRLQKRYVLEEAEQLEPRVSALEEDMDDVESSEEEEEEDEKLERVPSPDHRRRSYRDLDKPRRSPTLRYRRSRSRSPRRRSRSPKRRSPSPRRERHRSKSPRRHRSRSRDRRHRSRSKSPGHHRSHRHRSHSKSPERSKKSHKKSRRGNE